In one Rutidosis leptorrhynchoides isolate AG116_Rl617_1_P2 chromosome 8, CSIRO_AGI_Rlap_v1, whole genome shotgun sequence genomic region, the following are encoded:
- the LOC139862359 gene encoding probable alpha-amylase 2, with protein sequence MATISLADVTIWTLPHNLYVSSRICPINLYLGPKESSLTRKRSEIKRKCLHKSNNILKSRDAVCYSVGESGEVSVNIAGDEVNEDELMATRNAILLIEKERDRLLNELAMSKLKQQEFLSIIMHDRKTSIKEIEVDEMDKNVKVVNGGRLALVIDDDSQKLKLLNNGPRREIPDWMARRIGSVRVKLPPRKINAFDPDTSKFKPLDLPKPDEVWSIAQAKPKDRDVSIDRVIDKEVVEKKRKALERALQRKTVQWQETAEEIKTEPGTGTGREIVFQGFNWESCRKKWYMDLAPKAADLSRCGITAVWLPPPTESVAPQGYMPSDLYNLNSAYGTQEELKYCIQELHNQHLLALGDVVLNHRCAHKQSENGIWNIFGGKLPWGPEAIVCDDPNFQGRGGPSSGDIFHAAPNIDHSQEFVRNDVKQWLNWLRNNIGYDGWRLDFVRGFSGEYVKEYIETSKPAFAIGEYWDSLSYEGGNLCYNQDAHRQRVINWINATGGSSSAFDVTTKGILHSALHNEYWRLIDPNGKPTGVMGWWPSRAVTFLENHDTGSTQGHWPFPRDKLMQGYAYILTHPGTPVVFYDHFYDFGLHDVITELIDARKRAGIHCRSPVKIYHANNDGYVAQIGDTLVMKLGHFDWNPSKEIDLDGSWQKFVDKGSDYQLWFRM encoded by the exons ATGGCTACTATCTCACTAGCAGATGTTACCATCTGGACCCTTCCGCATAACCTATATGTTTCCTCACGCATTTGTCCGATTAACTTGTATCTTGGTCCAAAGGAATCTTCCCTAACACGAAAACGCTCCGAAATTAAAAG AAAATGTTTACATAAAAGTAACAACATCTTAAAATCAAGGGATGCAGTTTGCTACAGTGTG GGTGAGTCGGGTGAGGTTTCAGTAAATATTGCGGGTGATGAAGTAAATGAAGATGAATTGATGGCAACTCGAAATGCAATTTTGTTGATAGAAAAAGAGAGAGATCGGTTACTTAACGAGTTGGCTATGTCTAAACTTAAGCAACAGGAATTTTTATCAATAATCATGCACGATAGGAAAACATCGATCAAGGAAATTGAAGTAGATGAGATGGATAAAAATGTAAAAGTTGTCAATGGTGGGCGATTAGCCCTTGTAATCGATGACGATTCTCAAAAACTAAAATTGCTTAACAATGGTCCTCGTAGAGAGATACCAGATTGGATGGCGCGAAGGATTGGTTCGGTGCGCGTTAAACTTCCGCCTAGAAAGATTAATGCTTTTGATCCCGATACTTCAAAATTCAAACCTTTGGATTTGCCTAAACCGGATGAAGTATGGTCGATTGCACAAGCGAAACCGAAGGATCGCGACGTGTCGATTGATCGTGTGATTGATAAAGAAGTTGTTGAAAAGAAACGAAAGGCTTTAGAACGCGCTCTACAACGGAAGACCGTTCAATGGCAGGAGACTGCAGAAGAGATCAAAACAG AGCCAGGAACTGGTACCGGACGTGAGATTGTG TTTCAAGGTTTCAACTGGGAAAGCTGTAGAAAAAAGTGGTACATGGATCTGGCACCGAAAGCAGCGGATTTATCCCGATGTGGAATAACAGCGGTGTGGTTACCTCCTCCAACTGAATCTGTTGCTCCACAAG GGTATATGCCTTCTGATCTCTACAACTTGAACTCGGCATACGGAACCCAGGAGGAGCTCAAGTACTGCATACAGGAGTTGCATAATCAGCATCTGTTg GCCTTGGGAGATGTCGTACTTAATCATCGATGTGCTCATAAACAG AGTGAAAATGGAATATGGAACATTTTTGGTGGCAAGCTTCCGTGGGGTCCCGAAGCGATTGTTTGTGATGATCCTAATTTCCAAGGCCGTGGAGGTCCTTCAAGTG GTGACATATTTCATGCAGCACCTAACATCGATCATTCCCAGGAGTTTGTAAGAAACGATGTAAAACAGTGGCTGAATTGGCTCCGAAACAATATCGGTTATGATGGGTGGCGCCTTGACTTTGTGAG GGGGTTCTCGGGTGAATATGTGAAAGAATACATTGAAACTTCAAAACCCGCATTTGCAATCGGAGAATATTGGGATAGTCTGTCTTATGAAGGCGGTAATCTTTGCTACAATCAAG ATGCACATCGTCAACGTGTAATTAACTGGATCAACGCTACCGGTGGTTCCTCATCTGCATTTGATGTCACAACAAAG GGAATCCTTCATTCTGCACTGCATAACGAGTATTGGAGATTGATAGATCCAAACGGAAAACCAACCGGAGTAATGGGATGGTGGCCGTCACGTGCTGTTACGTTCTTAGAGAACCACGATACTGGATCAACACAG GGTCATTGGCCGTTTCCACGAGATAAGCTTATGCAAGGATACGCATACATCTTAACACATCCTGGAACG CCTGTGGTATTTTATGACCATTTCTATGATTTCGGGCTGCATGATGTGATAACGGAACTAATAGACGCTAGAAAGCGAGCAGGGATCCATTGTCGAAGTCCTGTGAAGATTTATCACGCGAATAACGACGGTTATGTGGCTCAGATTGGAGATACATTAGTGATGAAGCTTGGGCACTTTGATTGGAACCCTTCAAAAGAAATAGATTTGGATGGGAGTTGGCAAAAGTTTGTTGATAAAGGCTCAGATTACCAGCTATGGTTTAGAATGTAG